One window from the genome of Megalobrama amblycephala isolate DHTTF-2021 linkage group LG4, ASM1881202v1, whole genome shotgun sequence encodes:
- the osmr gene encoding leukemia inhibitory factor receptor isoform X1, translating to MIFFWTKMLLIFILFENAEGWNSSSDTVPNIIKLQALDMWRLEMAWTMNQKEEHKYQTYEIQVGRSTNMDIVDSMNVSRGPLDTVHTMVWTSQLPLNCVDHSVRIRLISDASPSSSWSLWKTNYGETNLAHNNEPRMFPDEQVLREGSTVMFCCIFPKETNITSMYFSNTEYRDVINISPQVKAIRVENIKATNLYGVNFYCKKNNPALNYFTFPPDKPQDFRCETKDMRNINCSWKIRRDTDLQVPLRRKYTLLISDSGAVSFNTESNPTSCSFEVIPQQINYNITLLVTNSLGQESETYIFNITKRVFPVPERLDVTAGVLDSVVVLQLNGTFKGLLLVCQIELEPGGTIQELDKDGSDSMQHYTFRLQHLKPSTQYSTRGRCAVQGNAWGQWTPQRQFNTKLLVTVDLWRRIRDVPNRTVTLVWKNVSSDAKSYIEVYEVCVSNSNPQRSVCMNVTQTNVELPLDIHKCDVTVRAVTQSGLSIPSHITIPSAYTAEILKKKRIKGNEKGFQLTWTRDSAATCDYIVEWCMLGSAPPCNLEWRKVPANQTSLNLNPEFTAGVQYTFTVYKCNAEGHRPHEKQIGYLKEQEPTQYPTLDSNPNITWSSVNLKWSFNEEDPSHAGFITRYVIKVQEDSEAGSDLISFKKHFLDDPHSKSFTVSGLKEDQPYTFHLAACTNAGCGPETTATFRTRKNYYLLMAKISIPLLVLVGCCVCLWLHRSMLRFPFGFLHIKALDLDEDLYEASEKIHSLRIEDCTWCDVEILDMPPTAAEKTWLASEEDLSCSFVSPKVALPSFLTPSCHLTADICAATGLTNLTYMSSVQQNVSSEVLETPETKATKQESEFSGFSSDYVTSVAT from the exons atgattttcttttggACAAAGATGCTTTTAATTTTCATCCTGTTTGAAAATGCTGAAGGCTGGAATTCTTCTTCAG ATACTGTGCCGAACATTATTAAACTTCAGGCTTTGGACATGTGGAGACTGGAGATGGCGTGGACTATGAATCAGAAAGAAGAACACAAATATCAAACGTATGAAATACAAGTTGGACGCTCAACAAACATGGATATTGTCGACAGC ATGAATGTAAGCAGAGGACCACTGGACACAGTTCACACAATGGTTTGGACCTCACAGCTCCCGCTGAACTGTGTAGATCACTCTGTCAGGATAAGACTCATCTCTGATGCTTCACCATCCAGCTCTTGGAGTTTATGGAAAACCAACTATG GGGAGACGAACTTGGCCCACAATAATGAGCCAAGGATGTTCCCAGATGAACAGGTGTTACGGGAAGGCTCCACGGTGATGTTCTGCTGCATTTTTCCCAAAGAGACAAACATCACCTCTATGTACTTCAGCAACACTGAATACAGAGATGTCATCAACATAAGCCCACAGGTCAAAGCCATTAGAGTGGAAAACATCAAAGCCACAAATCTATACGGTGTCAACTTCTACTGCAAGAAGAACAATCCAGCTttgaattatttcacct TTCCTCCTGATAAACCTCAGGATTTCAGATGTGAGACCAAAGACATGCGAAACATCAACTGCTCGTGGAAAATACGCAGAGATACTGACCTACAGGTTCCGCTGAGAAGGAAGTACACATTACTAATCAG TGACTCCGGGGCTGTCAGCTTTAATACTGAATCAAATCCTACATCCTGCAGTTTTGAAGTCATCCCACAGCAGATCAACTACAACATCACTTTACTCGTGACAAACAGTTTGGGGCAAGAGAGCGAGACCTACATATTCAATATCACAAAGAGAG TTTTTCCAGTCCCTGAGCGTCTTGACGTGACTGCAGGTGTGTTGGATTCAGTGGTGGTCTTACAGCTGAATGGGACATTCAAAGGACTTCTTTTGGTTTGCCAGATTGAACTTGAACCAGGAGGTACAATACAG GAATTAGATAAGGATGGATCTGACTCAATGCAGCATTACACATTTAGACTACAGCATCTGAAGCCCAGCACGCAGTACTCCACTAGGGGGCGCTGTGCAGTACAGGGGAATGCCTGGGGCCAATGGACACCACAAAGGCAATTCAACACAA AGCTTCTAGTGACCGTGGATTTGTGGAGACGAATCAGGGACGTTCCCAATCGCACCGTCACACTTGTGTGGAAAAAT GTCAGCAGTGACGCAAAGTCATATATTGAAGTCTATGAAGTGTGTGTGAGCAACAGCAATCCACAGAGGAGCGTGTGCATGAATGTCACGCAGACGAATGTGGAACTACCCTTAGATATCCATAAGTGTGACGTCACCGTGAGGGCCGTCACTCAGTCTGGCTTATCCATACCATCCCACATCACTATTCCTTCAGCATACACAG CGGAAATACTGAAGAAGAAGAGGATTAAAGGGAATGAAAAGGGATTTCAGCTCACCTGGACGAGGGACTCTGCCGCCACATGTGATTACATCGTAGAGTGGTGCATGCTGGGTAGTGCGCCCCCCTGCAACTTGGAGTGGAGAAAAGTCCCAGCTAATCAGACCTCCTTAAACCTGAACCCAG aatTTACAGCAGGAGTTCAATACACATTTACAGTCTACAAATGTAACGCCGAGGGACACCGACCTCATGAGAAACAGATCGGATACTTAAAAGAACAGG agcCCACGCAGTACCCTACACTGGACTCTAACCCAAACATAACTTGGTCATCTGTAAACCTGAAATGGAGTTTCAATGAGGAGGATCCGAGCCACGCTGGATTCATCACAAGATATGTGATTAAGGTACAAGAAGATTCAGAGGCCGGCTCCGATCTCA TTtccttcaaaaaacatttcttggaCGATCCTCACAGCAAGTCTTTCACAGTCAGCGGTCTCAAGGAGGACCAGCCGTACACATTTCACCTGGCAGCATGTACGAACGCAGGCTGTGGACCGGAGACCACCGCCACCTtcagaaccagaaagaact ATTACCTGCTGATGGCCAAGATTTCGATTCCTCTCCTGGTTTTGGTTGGTTGTTGCGTTTGCCTGTGGTTGCACAGAAGCAT GCTAAGGTTTCCGTTCGGCTTTCTGCACATAAAAGCACTGGACCTGGATGAAGATCTTTAtgaa GCGAGTGAAAAGATCCATTCTCTGAGGATAGAGGACTGCACATGGTGCGACGTCGAGATTTTAGACATGCCACCCACCGCGGCAGAGAAAACATGGTTGGCGAGCGAAGAGGATCTGAGTTGTTCGTTCGTTAGCCCTAAAGTCGCGCTGCCCTCTTTCCTAACACCATCCTGCCATCTCACAGCAGACATATGTGCAGCCACAGGTCTCACAAACTTGACTTACATGTCTTCTGTGCAGCAAAACGTGTCTTCAGAGGTGCTGGAGACCCCTGAGACAAAAGCCACAAAACAAGAGTCTGAGTTCTCAGGCTTTTCAAGTGATTATGTCACTTCTGTTGCCACATAA
- the osmr gene encoding leukemia inhibitory factor receptor isoform X2 — protein MIFFWTKMLLIFILFENAEGWNSSSDTVPNIIKLQALDMWRLEMAWTMNQKEEHKYQTYEIQVGRSTNMDIVDSMNVSRGPLDTVHTMVWTSQLPLNCVDHSVRIRLISDASPSSSWSLWKTNYGETNLAHNNEPRMFPDEQVLREGSTVMFCCIFPKETNITSMYFSNTEYRDVINISPQVKAIRVENIKATNLYGVNFYCKKNNPALNYFTFPPDKPQDFRCETKDMRNINCSWKIRRDTDLQVPLRRKYTLLISDSGAVSFNTESNPTSCSFEVIPQQINYNITLLVTNSLGQESETYIFNITKRVFPVPERLDVTAGVLDSVVVLQLNGTFKGLLLVCQIELEPGGTIQELDKDGSDSMQHYTFRLQHLKPSTQYSTRGRCAVQGNAWGQWTPQRQFNTKLLVTVDLWRRIRDVPNRTVTLVWKNVSSDAKSYIEVYEVCVSNSNPQRSVCMNVTQTNVELPLDIHKCDVTVRAVTQSGLSIPSHITIPSAYTAEILKKKRIKGNEKGFQLTWTRDSAATCDYIVEWCMLGSAPPCNLEWRKVPANQTSLNLNPEFTAGVQYTFTVYKCNAEGHRPHEKQIGYLKEQEPTQYPTLDSNPNITWSSVNLKWSFNEEDPSHAGFITRYVIKVQEDSEAGSDLISFKKHFLDDPHSKSFTVSGLKEDQPYTFHLAACTNAGCGPETTATFRTRKNYYLLMAKISIPLLVLVGCCVCLWLHRSMLRFPFGFLHIKALDLDEDLYEVRSHCTFRLAFRCVQKFKFGEL, from the exons atgattttcttttggACAAAGATGCTTTTAATTTTCATCCTGTTTGAAAATGCTGAAGGCTGGAATTCTTCTTCAG ATACTGTGCCGAACATTATTAAACTTCAGGCTTTGGACATGTGGAGACTGGAGATGGCGTGGACTATGAATCAGAAAGAAGAACACAAATATCAAACGTATGAAATACAAGTTGGACGCTCAACAAACATGGATATTGTCGACAGC ATGAATGTAAGCAGAGGACCACTGGACACAGTTCACACAATGGTTTGGACCTCACAGCTCCCGCTGAACTGTGTAGATCACTCTGTCAGGATAAGACTCATCTCTGATGCTTCACCATCCAGCTCTTGGAGTTTATGGAAAACCAACTATG GGGAGACGAACTTGGCCCACAATAATGAGCCAAGGATGTTCCCAGATGAACAGGTGTTACGGGAAGGCTCCACGGTGATGTTCTGCTGCATTTTTCCCAAAGAGACAAACATCACCTCTATGTACTTCAGCAACACTGAATACAGAGATGTCATCAACATAAGCCCACAGGTCAAAGCCATTAGAGTGGAAAACATCAAAGCCACAAATCTATACGGTGTCAACTTCTACTGCAAGAAGAACAATCCAGCTttgaattatttcacct TTCCTCCTGATAAACCTCAGGATTTCAGATGTGAGACCAAAGACATGCGAAACATCAACTGCTCGTGGAAAATACGCAGAGATACTGACCTACAGGTTCCGCTGAGAAGGAAGTACACATTACTAATCAG TGACTCCGGGGCTGTCAGCTTTAATACTGAATCAAATCCTACATCCTGCAGTTTTGAAGTCATCCCACAGCAGATCAACTACAACATCACTTTACTCGTGACAAACAGTTTGGGGCAAGAGAGCGAGACCTACATATTCAATATCACAAAGAGAG TTTTTCCAGTCCCTGAGCGTCTTGACGTGACTGCAGGTGTGTTGGATTCAGTGGTGGTCTTACAGCTGAATGGGACATTCAAAGGACTTCTTTTGGTTTGCCAGATTGAACTTGAACCAGGAGGTACAATACAG GAATTAGATAAGGATGGATCTGACTCAATGCAGCATTACACATTTAGACTACAGCATCTGAAGCCCAGCACGCAGTACTCCACTAGGGGGCGCTGTGCAGTACAGGGGAATGCCTGGGGCCAATGGACACCACAAAGGCAATTCAACACAA AGCTTCTAGTGACCGTGGATTTGTGGAGACGAATCAGGGACGTTCCCAATCGCACCGTCACACTTGTGTGGAAAAAT GTCAGCAGTGACGCAAAGTCATATATTGAAGTCTATGAAGTGTGTGTGAGCAACAGCAATCCACAGAGGAGCGTGTGCATGAATGTCACGCAGACGAATGTGGAACTACCCTTAGATATCCATAAGTGTGACGTCACCGTGAGGGCCGTCACTCAGTCTGGCTTATCCATACCATCCCACATCACTATTCCTTCAGCATACACAG CGGAAATACTGAAGAAGAAGAGGATTAAAGGGAATGAAAAGGGATTTCAGCTCACCTGGACGAGGGACTCTGCCGCCACATGTGATTACATCGTAGAGTGGTGCATGCTGGGTAGTGCGCCCCCCTGCAACTTGGAGTGGAGAAAAGTCCCAGCTAATCAGACCTCCTTAAACCTGAACCCAG aatTTACAGCAGGAGTTCAATACACATTTACAGTCTACAAATGTAACGCCGAGGGACACCGACCTCATGAGAAACAGATCGGATACTTAAAAGAACAGG agcCCACGCAGTACCCTACACTGGACTCTAACCCAAACATAACTTGGTCATCTGTAAACCTGAAATGGAGTTTCAATGAGGAGGATCCGAGCCACGCTGGATTCATCACAAGATATGTGATTAAGGTACAAGAAGATTCAGAGGCCGGCTCCGATCTCA TTtccttcaaaaaacatttcttggaCGATCCTCACAGCAAGTCTTTCACAGTCAGCGGTCTCAAGGAGGACCAGCCGTACACATTTCACCTGGCAGCATGTACGAACGCAGGCTGTGGACCGGAGACCACCGCCACCTtcagaaccagaaagaact ATTACCTGCTGATGGCCAAGATTTCGATTCCTCTCCTGGTTTTGGTTGGTTGTTGCGTTTGCCTGTGGTTGCACAGAAGCAT GCTAAGGTTTCCGTTCGGCTTTCTGCACATAAAAGCACTGGACCTGGATGAAGATCTTTAtgaa gtgcggtcacactgcacttttcgttTGGCATTTCGCTGCGTTcaaaagttcaagtttggtgaactctga